A window from Rana temporaria chromosome 8, aRanTem1.1, whole genome shotgun sequence encodes these proteins:
- the PSTK gene encoding L-seryl-tRNA(Sec) kinase, with product MSARERIWPMGLCLLCGLPGAGKSTLAAALKEKASPAYTMVLLSYDEILAEDAFEEEESPCESREVSCQSPEPGGREQSLWKTYRQQLLQCLEHLVESVSSRSPLLQAPGDIKDRLWKRFCQCLASQGLISASRSNSGSRHVCINPVHFPVVFILDDNFYYQSMRYEVYQLARKYSLGFCQLYLQCSTESCLQRNKDRQKPVMDRTILLMERKMEKPNPEKNTWEENSLFLDSSGGGVVDDTRINDLLSRALENPVRLLDDDNEERERDREICSASLIHQADQSLRRLISETMQTVKESASKQDIKRIARELQCVKSKALEQLRQQIAVQTVHPERDRRFNVMSYFTEEKERILQLYWCQAQKPKI from the exons ATGAGCGCGCGCGAGAGAATCTGGCCAATGGGGTTGTGTCTATTGTGCGGGCTGCCCGGGGCTGGGAAGTCCACCTTGGCAGCCGCGCTGAAAGAGAAGGCGAGCCCGGCGTACACCATGGTCTTATTGTCGTATGACGAGATCCTCGCGGAGGATGCGTTTGAAGAAGAAGAATCGCCCTGCGAGTCTCGCGAGGTTTCCTGCCAGTCTCCGGAACCGGGCGGAAGAGAA CAATCCCTGTGGAAGACGTACCGCCAGCAACTCCTGCAGTGCCTGGAACATCTGGTAGAGTCCGTGTCCAGCCGCTCTCCTCTCCTACAAGCCCCCGGCGACATCAAAGACCGTTTGTGGAAGCGCTTTTGCCAATGCCTGGCAAGTCAAGGCTTAATCTCCGCCTCGCGTTCCAACTCGGGGTCCCGGCATGTTTGTATTAATCCCGTACATTTTCCTGTGGTCTTCATACTGGATGATAATTTCTACTATCAGAGCATGCGGTACGAGGTGTACCAGCTGGCGCGGAAGT ATTCTCTGGGATTCTGTCAGTTGTATTTGCAGTGCTCGACTGAAAGCTGCTTGCAGAGGAATAAAGACAGACAGAAGCCTGTAATGGATAGGACAATCCTGCTGATGGAGAGGAAAATGGAGAAGCCCAACCCTGAGAAGAACACCTGGGAAGAGAACAGTCTTTTCCTGGACAGCTCTGGAGGAGGCGTAGTAGATGA tacACGAATCAATGACTTGCTGAGTCGAGCCCTGGAAAACCCTGTGCGACTTCTAGACGATGATAATGAGGAAAGG GAACGGGATCGTGAAATCTGTTCGGCCAGTCTCATCCATCAGGCAGATCAAAGCCTACGACGGCTCATCTCTGAAACCATGCAGACAGTGAAAG AGTCGGCATCCAAGCAGGATATTAAAAGAATTGCTCGAGAACTCCAGTGTGTAAAGTCGAAGGCTTTGGAACAATTAAGGCAGCAAATCGCTGTGCAGACCGTCCATCCCGAGCGAGACCGACGCTTCAATGTGATGTCATATTTTACAGAAGAGAAAGAGCGCATACTTCAGCTGTACTGGTGCCAGGCTCAGAAGCCAAAAATCTGA
- the LOC120946701 gene encoding uncharacterized protein LOC120946701, whose amino-acid sequence MPSCLVPGCTFSWRTRTAETILHVFPRKWDTLQIWLEKIFVADEMMEDLMTKIHSSRKGAYRICSSHFKDDDYEVRGPNKVLKKSAVPSMNLKPPVELHVDHLYSKRPDEEMQPAPSESYSQQPVPLEPSSQEPVPSESPLLDTEQHQDQSLLSVSLTEPEEIITDGENLNIEFMSVEEYQMEQMVESLSEYVETSATNLEPVTQKQKRKYTPRVRRTVGMVTKHCPTHVHKSTQYDKFAGKKSKIVQVERRRPHMSIGVQCNLANLPSLSRFEVKAGATEIEEDQKYINFVLQSTFLPDLPSDTRSVEEFITSPLSSTRIQPPPPSPKGRLPEDNSRSLKQSESKKVSISKPRSRIENYRLPVKEDQKVQKELSEDEMFRDPEDPDISFLPVQDSAEPISYAHENKYLVFGSCLDELLWNCRCKASSTCTGKVRRIKKYLVGSALVVTGVCSKDHKFRMWASQPFVGRMPVGNLLLSGAIVCSGSHFQKIKDFFSLLCMPDISQSTHNKNQQKYVFPTIDHHWKNDRDSVLKSLGKKPVALAGDDQRDPPGMAKKSSSYIFMEINTQKIVDFQVEELQPGESPDMLEPNAFHIALERLLNDKLKVKVVTTDRHSGIKKFLRSQYCNIQHKYDLWHLAKSVERKLQAASKEENCAQLSAWVVPAKNHLLWSASTCDQDPQLLKEKWLSIACHATNIHQWHSASQYHSCHHSTIWPEGANNYDWLQAGSAAHCKLKEIVQDQRLLRDLEQLPHFCHTGGLEVFHALAHKYRSKTHNLFIDDMVAQSQLAILDHNHNISRMQAVIKRLYAYSDVEGVLHYRQFYSNGKKQWTVSKLYEPTNRLFLFDILSDTVAFAFGEKNFPWQSRRRDTQ is encoded by the coding sequence ATGCCAAGTTGTTTAGTTCCCGGATGTACATTTTCCTGGAGAACCAGAACTGCGGAAACCATACTTCATGTTTTTCCTAGGAAATGGGATACTTTACAGATTTGGTTGGAAAAAATCTTTGTAGCGGACGAGATGATGGAAGATCTCATGACAAAAATTCACAGTTCCAGAAAGGGGGCTTATCGGATCTGCTCCAGTCATTTCAAGGACGATGACTACGAGGTACGGGGCCCTAATAAGgttctgaaaaaaagtgcagtgCCGTCTATGAATTTAAAACCACCGGTAGAACTTCACGTAGACCATCTTTACAGTAAAAGACCGGATGAGGAAATGCAGCCTGCACCCTCAGAGTCTTACTCGCAGCAACCTGTGCCTTTGGAGCCTTCCTCACAGGAGCCTGTGCCCTCAGAGTCCCCCTTGCTGGACACAGAACAGCATCAAGATCAAAGCTTGCTTTCTGTTTCATTGACAGAGCCAGAAGAGATCATTACTGACGGTGAGAATCTGAACATCGAATTCATGTCTGTTGAGGAGTATCAAATGGAGCAAATGGTTGAATCCTTGAGTGAGTACGTGGAAACCAGCGCTACAAACCTCGAGCCTGTAACgcagaaacaaaaaagaaagtatACACCAAGAGTTCGTCGAACGGTAGGCATGGTCACCAAGCACTGTCCCACTCACGTGCACAAAAGCACTCAGTATGATAAATTTGCTGGGAAGAAAAGTAAAATTGTGCAAGTAGAACGCCGGAGACCACACATGTCTATAGGGGTGCAATGCAACCTGGCAAACCTACCGTCTCTAAGCAGATTCGAAGTCAAGGCCGGAGCTACAGAAATCGAGGAGGACCAGAAATACATCAATTTTGTCTTGCAGTCGACTTTTCTGCCAGACCTACCAAGCGATACCAGATCGGTGGAGGAATTTATAACGAGCCCACTTTCTTCAACTCGGATCCAACCCCCTCCACCTAGTCCAAAAGGTAGACTGCCGGAAGATAACTCCCGTTCTTTGAAACAATCCGAGTCTAAAAAAGTTTCAATTTCAAAACCACGGAGTCGTATTGAAAACTATAGATTGCCCGTTAAAGAGGATCAAAAGGTTCAAAAAGAACTTTCAGAAGATGAGATGTTTCGAGATCCTGAGGACCCCGATATATCTTTTCTTCCAGTTCAAGATTCAGCCGAGCCCATTTCTTACGCCCATGAAAATAAATATCTGGTTTTCGGTTCATGTTTAGATGAGCTTCTTTGGAATTGCAGATGTAAAGCAAGCAGCACCTGCACTGGAAAAGTCAGAAGAATCAAAAAATATCTGGTCGGTTCTGCACTTGTGGTGACGGGAGTCTGTTCAAAGGATCACAAGTTTCGCATGTGGGCAAGTCAACCTTTTGTTGGCCGAATGCCTGTAGGAAATCTATTGCTTTCTGGTGCTATCGTTTGCAGCGGCTCTCATTTTCAAAAAATTAAGGATTTTTTCTCTCTTCTGTGCATGCCAGATATTTCTCAATCCACACACAATAAGAACCAGCAAAAGTATGTCTTCCCAACAATCGATCACCACTGGAAAAACGATCGCGACTCCGTGTTAAAATCTTTGGGTAAGAAACCCGTTGCACTGGCTGGCGACGACCAGCGTGACCCTCCAGGAATGGCTAAAAAATCTTCTTCTTACATCTTCATGGAGATCAACACTCAGAAGATTGTCGATTTCCAAGTCGAGGAACTCCAGCCAGGAGAATCGCCAGACATGCTCGAGCCCAACGCGTTTCATATAGCGCTAGAACGTCTCTTGAACGACAAACTAAAAGTAAAAGTCGTTACAACTGACAGACATTCTGGCATTAAAAAGTTTCTGAGAAGTCAGTACTGCAATATCCAGCACAAATATGATTTATGGCACTTGGCAAAATCGGTTGAGCGCAAACTACAAGCTGCCAGTAAAGAAGAAAACTGTGCCCAATTGTCCGCCTGGGTTGTCCCAGCCAAGAACCACCTTTTGTGGTCTGCGAGTACATGTGATCAAGACCCCCAACTTTTGAAAGAAAAGTGGCTTTCGATTGCTTGCCATGCTACCAATATTCATCAGTGGCATTCTGCGTCGCAGTACCACTCCTGTCACCATTCCACCATTTGGCCAGAAGGGGCGAACAACTATGACTGGTTACAGGCTGGGTCAGCAGCTCATTGTAAGTTGAAGGAGATCGTACAAGACCAAAGACTCCTCAGAGACTTGGAGCAGTTGCCGCATTTTTGCCACACCGGCGGCCTTGAAGTCTTCCATGCCCTGGCCCACAAATATCGTTCAAAAACACACAACCTTTTTATTGACGATATGGTGGCGCAATCGCAGCTCGCCATCTTGGATCACAACCATAACATCAGTCGCATGCAAGCGGTAATTAAAAGACTATATGCTTATAGCGACGTGGAGGGAGTTTTACATTATCGCCAATTTTACAGTAATGGCAAAAAACAATGGACAGTGTCAAAGCTATATGAACCTACCAATCGGTTATTTCTGTTTGATATTTTGTCAGACACCGT